From one Chanodichthys erythropterus isolate Z2021 chromosome 3, ASM2448905v1, whole genome shotgun sequence genomic stretch:
- the LOC137017272 gene encoding gastrula zinc finger protein XlCGF8.2DB-like — protein MVFVKEESEDDMSEPEPWRIKHEEQGGLMKVKEEREDLNEVEEKYQHQKVCDVTAEEKPLNSFKTENSSIQITEVKGPFICSQCGNTFKQKRSLMNHMLIHSGKKPFTCSQCGNTFKQKRSLNNHMLVHAGVKPFSCPHCGKCFTQKRQLNEHLPIHTSEKPFKCSQCGNSFTRKENLKKHMLIHAGIKPFICPQCGKGFTQKPHLNDHMVTHTSEKPCTCPQCGKSFTRKGYLKTHMLIHTRKKPFICSLCGNSFICKGILKKHMLIHAGLKPFTCSQCGKSFTQRKQLNEHVLFHSEMLVLPSLLKNHQKVHKTEKPYAF, from the exons ATGGTGTTTgttaaagaggagagtgaggACGACATGAGTGAACCAGAACCCTGGAGAATAAAACACGAGGAACAAGGAG gcCTGATGAAAGTGAAAGAGGAAAGAGAAGATCTGAATGAAGTAGAGGAGAAATATCAGCATCAGaaagtttgtgatgtcaccgcTGAAGAAAAACCACTGAATTCCTTCAAAACGGAAAACAGCAGCATTCAAATAACAGAAGTCAAAGGGCCTTTCAtttgctctcagtgtggaaacaCTTTCAAACAGAAAAGAAGCCTTATGAAtcacatgttaattcatagtgGGAAAAAGCCTTTCACCTGTTCTCAGTGTGGAAACACTTTCAAACAGAAAAGAAGCCTTAACAATCACATGTTAGTTCATGCTGGAGTAAAGCCTTTCTCCTGCCCTCATTGTGGAAAGTGTTTTACACAGAAAAGACAACTTAATGAGCATTTGCCAATTCACACTTCAGAAAAGCCTTTTAaatgctctcagtgtggaaactCTTTCACACGTAAAGAAAATCTTAAGAAACACATGTTGATTCATGCTGGAATAAAGCCTTTCATCTGTCCGCAGTGTGGAAAGGGTTTCACACAGAAACCACACCTTAATGATCATATGGTTACTCACACTTCAGAAAAGCCTTGTacctgccctcagtgtggaaagtcTTTCACTCGTAAAGGATACCTCAAGACTCACATGTTAATTCATACTAGAAAAAAGCCTTTTATCTGCTCTCTGTGTGGAAACTCTTTCATATGTAAAGGAATCCTGAAGAAgcacatgttaattcatgctggattaaagcctttcacctgctcccagtgtggaaagagttttactCAGAGAAAACAACTTAATGAGCATGTGCTATTTCACAGTGAAATGCTTGTTTTGCCATCATTACTGAAGAACCACCAGAAAGTTCATAAAACTGAGAAGCCGTATGCTTTCTAG